The following is a genomic window from Rhizobium sp. NRK18.
CGTGCGGTCAGCCCGTGCCGCCGCCCCGGCATAATACCAGTCGTAGCCCTCGCCCGAGGTGATCGCCGCCTTCAGCCCTTGGGCATCGTCGGCCAGCCGCAATCCGTCTGGATTGGCCGCCACGAGGTCGTCGTCGCGCCAGTCGGCAAGCGGCATGTAATTGTCGATCCCGACCGCGTCGATATCGGGCGACGCCCAGAGCGGATCGAGATTGAAGAACACATCGCCGCTGCCGTCCACCGGATGATAGCCGAAATACTCGCTCCAGTCGGCGGCATAGGTGAGCTTCGTCGACGCCCCGACGATCGCCCTCACATCGGCGGCAAGCGTCACCAGCGCAGAAACGAAGGGGAAGCTGCCGGTCTCGTCGCGCACCCGCGTCAGTCCGCGCAGTTCGGAGCCAAGAATGAAGCCGGCCACGCCGCCCGCCGCCTTGGCGAGCTTGGCGTAATGCAGGATCATCCGCCGGTAGCCCTGATCGCTGCCGTGATAGGTGACCGTCGTGCCGCTGGTCGTGAAATTTGCCCCCGTCGCGCTGCCGCAGAAGCCGTTGACCTGGGTGCGCGCCGCCGCCGTCCCGTCGACGCTGCCGCCAATCCCTGCCGCCGGATGACAGGTGATGCGTCCGCGCCAGGGATAGGCATCCTGCTCCGCCCTGCCATAGGGGTCTGCCTTTCCGTTTCCGGCGGGAATGTCCATCATCACGAAGGGATAGAGGAACACCTCCAGCCCCCGCGCCTTCAGATCTGCGATCGCCGCCACCACGCTGGCATCATCGGGCGTGCCGCCAAGCGCCGGTTCACCGTCAATGCGCGATACGAGATGCGCCGCGCCGCGCGCTATCCCCGAAACCTTCCAGGTCACGCTTTCCTTCTGCCGCGACGACAGTTCTACCCCCGGCACGATCCGGCATTCGCCGGCCCTGAGATCGGTGCCGAACCAAGCGACGACGAGGGCCACCCGCTCGAGGTTGGGGCAGACCGCCATCAGCTCGTCGATCGACGCTTCCCAGTCGGTCGCCCGGGTCAGCACATTACGGTTGATCGTCCTCGCACTCGCCTGCCCCGTCTGCTCCTTGATCGCCACCGGGCTGTAGCCGTATTCGGTGGCCCCCGGCGTCACGGTGATCGCCTTGACGAGGCTTTCCAGCCGTCCGGCCGACCGCATCACCTCGAACTGCAGGATCGGAATACGGTTGCCGTAGGTTTCCAGCGGAAAATGCTCGAACACCACATAGGCGAGCCCGCGATAGGCCGGCGCATTGCCCGCCCCCTGCTTGGCCTCGATCAGCGGATCCGGCGCCTGGTCTTCGGCGCCAATGTGAACCCGCATCTCGATCGTCGTCAGATCCAGTTCCTGCCCGTCCGCCCAAACCCGGCGCACGCCGGCAATCGGCCCCTCGCAAAGCCCGATCGCGAGATTGGCATAGTAGTAATAGCTGTAGGTCGTCACCTTGGAGGACGAACCGGACGAGCCCTTGCCGCCGCTGCGGTGCGTCGTCGTCGTCACCTCCTCCTGAAAGCGCGTCGCCCAGATCAGCGTCCCGCCGATCCGCATCGTGCCGTAGACGCGATTGACCGCCGTGCCTTCTTCCGCCCCCGCGATGCGCGCGGACGACAGCTGGCTGCCCTTGATCGTCGATGAACTCCCGCCGCCGATCACGGCGCGGTCGATCGCATTGCCGGCAAGCGCGCCGGCCGCCCGGCCGATGATTGCGCCAACGGGACCGAAGACGCTGCCAAGTGCGGCGCCCGCGGCCTGAAGCAGAAGCGTTGCCATCAGGACCTCATGCCTTCGAAAGAGAACAGGAAATCAGAGCCGCGAAGGGTCGGGAAAGACGAACACGCCGGCGATCCGCCGCCGCCAGGACGGCACGAGCGCCGAGGAGACCACGGCGGCCTGCTCATAGGCGTGGATGAAGCGGCCGCCCTCCTCCAGTATGCCGAGATGCTTGGCCGCCATCTCCGCCTTCCAGCGGAAGATCAGAAGGTCGCCGGGCATGGCCGCCTCAAGGCCGACCGCATCGCCGAAGTGGGAAAGTGCGGCCGCCATCAGCCGATCCTCGCCGGAGCGTTCCGCCCAGTCGCGCGCATAGGCACCCGCCGGTTCCGGCTCACGGCCATAGAGTTCCCGCCAGATGCCGCGCACCAGTCCCAGGCAATCGCAGCCGACGTCCTTCAGCGAGGCCTGATGGCGATAGGGCGTGCCGATCCATGAGCGGGCGATCGCCAGCACGTCATTGCGGATATCGTTCATTCGAACAGCACCCCACCGTCATGGTTCGCCTCGCCTGTGGCGTAGGAATAGGCGAAATCGCTTCCCGGCATGTGCGGGAAACCCCGAAAATTCAGATGATTGGCGAACTTCGCCTTGCAGGTCGAAAAGGCCTTGTCGCAGCCGGCCGTCAGCGTCAGCGCGCTGCCTTCCGCCGGCGGCACGGCGAGCGGCAGCCACAGCGTCAGCACGTGGTTTTCGCCCTCCTGCGTCAGATCGTCGATATCGGCCTTCGTCCCGTCGGCAAGGCTGACCACGCCCTGGCGAAAGAACCCCGGCGCAAATCCCGAGACGCCGGAGACCACCAGTTTCGCCGCGTCGACCACCGTCACCACGCTTCCCGTCGCCCGGTAGGCGGCGAGATTGACCCTGCACCGTCCGTCACCGAGCGTTGCGTCGCAGCGGCGGTTGTAGGTCCGGCCCTGCGGCCGCGACAGCTTGTGGGCGAAACTCCGGAGCTCCGCCGAAAAATATCCGTCCGTCCGCCGGACGTCGCCGATCTCGTGCACGCGCAGCAGCAGGTGCTGCTCCGGCGCCGCCCAGTTGACCAGATAGACCTCGACCTTCGCCCCGTCATAGCGTCCGGCGGTCAAGTCCGCCTCGGTGATCGCCTCGCTCGAAAAGCCGCCGGCGACATCCGATGTTTCCGCCGCAAGCCCGCTCACCGCCTCCGCTTCACTCGCGGAAAAGCCGCTCGCCGCGCGGTACAGCGTGCCGCCGAAATTCAGGTCGCGGTCATGCTCGGTGAAGCCCAGCATTGCGCCATCGGCCAGCGTCACCCGCCAGGCATGGCAGACGGTCGTCACGTCGCCGCCGAGATGGGCCGCGAAGCCCGTGTCGATCATTCTCATGGCAGGATCTCCATCAGCGGAATGGTCGGAATGCGTCCGGCATTGAAGGCCTGCAGGTTGACGTCGATCCGGTCGGTGGCAAAGCGCACCGGCACGTCGAACTCGAAGCCCGCCGTCACCGCCACGCCTTCCGCCGGCACATGTCCGGCCGAAAATACGACGAGGCCCGTGGCAGGATCGACCCCGTAGGCCGCCGGGTCAGCGGTCACGCCGTCGAGCGCTACCGAAACGCTGCCCGCCACCGGCTTGGCGATCGTCCGCAGCCACGCACCCTCACCGTCGCCATAGGCCTTGATCAGCTGGAACGCCGCCGTCGTCCCGTCGCCCGCCCCAAGAGCCTGATCCGTCGCGGCAACCGCATGACCGGGCGCACAGGATTTCCAGTCGACCGGATCGCGAAAGCGGAAGCCGTACATCTCGCCGGCGCGCGCCTCGAAGAATTCCAGCACCTCGTAAAGGTCTGCAACCGAGCGGATACCCGAACCGGCGTCATAGCTGCGCCGCGAATTCTGCCAGCGCTGGTTGCGGCTCTCCCGCCCGTTGGAAAGGTTGACGATATCGGTGCGCCTGACCGGCCCGCCGGTCACCGTCAGCGACAGGCGCAGCGGAAAGCGGACCTCGTGAAAGCTTGCGGTCATGCTGCCCTGTCCCTCACGTGTTGCGCTGTCCGCGGCTCACGGTCCGCGCCAGCATCGCCGAAATCTGCGCCTCGGATTTGCGGAAGCTCGCCGCATCGCTCGCCGTCACGTTGAAGACGATCTGCGTCGACCCGCCGCCCGCCGCCGCGACCCCCAGCGACCCGTCGCTGCCGCGCTTCAGGGGCAGGATCGCCTCGGCGCCCGCCTCGCCCATGAGGCCAAGCCCGCCGCCATGGGCGAAATAGGTCGGCTGCGACACGATCCCGCCTGCGGCAAACGGCGTGATGCCGCGCACCACCCCGCCATCGGCAAAGCCGAACAGCGAACCGAGCCCGGCGGTCAGGCTTCCGGCCGCATTCGAGACCAGCGTTTCGAGCGGCTTCAGCGCGCTGTTCAGCGCCACCGTCGACAGCCGCGTCGCAAGCCCCCTCAGCACATCGTCGAGGCTCTTGCCGCTGACGGTCGCCGATTTCAGCGCCCCCGTCAGCGCCGACCCGAACGCATTCGACCGCGCCTCCAGCCCGGCCAGAATATCATTCAAATCCCACGCCTCTGCCGCGAGATCCCGTGTGTCTTCGATGTCCATGGGAAATCATTCCTGTCGAATAGGTGATACGGAAACGGCAAGAGCGCCCGGCTCACCGGAGGCCTCCTCCTCGCCCCGTTTGCGGGGAGAGGATAGCTTGCCCCAAGAGGCGCAGCCGATTGGCGCGGCAAGCTTGGTGAGGGGCAATCTACTTTTTGCGGCTTGCCCCTCACCCCAACCCTCTCCCCGTCAAACGGGGAGAGGGGGAGCCACATCCGGAAACCGCGCCATCATTCCTTCAAGCTCCGCCCGTCCCGGCCCGTTGCCGCGTTCGGCAAGCCCGCCGGTCATGGCGTGGAACTCGATCGGCGTCAGCGCCCAGAATGCCTCGGGGGACAGCCGCAGCAGGCAGAGCCCGGCATGCATGACGCCTCTCCAGGGAAAGGCATCCGCCGCCAGTCGTTCTCCGCCCGCTACGGCCCCGGAGGGCGCGGCCCGGCCTCACTCTCTGCACTGCCGAAGGTGACGGCCAGCAGTTCGCCGGCAATCCGGGCAAACCCTGCCACGCCGCCCTCGACGCTTGCCGCCGCCACCTCGTCGTCGGTGTAGAGATTGCCGCCACCCCGCAGTCCGGCGCCGATGATGCGGATCATGTCGGCGGATTTCAGCCGGCCCGAGGCGAAGCGTTCGGCGACACCGTTGAGGCTGTCGGCCGCAAAGGCCGTTTCCAGCTCCGCCAGCGCGCCAAGCGTCAGGCACAGCACCCGCCGCTCGCCGTCGATCTCGGCCTCGATCTCACCGCGATGCCGGTTTGCCCGCCGTCCGTCCGCATAGTCCGCCATCACAGCGCTCCAAACGAGAGTTCGCCGGCCGATTCCAGGGCGATCTCGAACAGCACCTCGCCATTGTACTGGCCGGAATATTCGAGCGCGGTCACCTGGAACGGCCCGGTCAGCGTGCCGAAATCCGGCACCACGATCTGCCAGGGCAGGATCGCACCATTGAAGAACGCCTCCCGGATCGTCGCATCGGACGCCTGGTCCTTGAAGATCCCCGAGCCGGCAAGCGACGCCCGCTGCACCCCGGCGCCCGCCAGCAGTTCCCGCCAGCGCCCGGCGCTCTCCGCGTCGGTGACATCCACCGTCTCGGCGTTGAACGAAAGCTTCTTCGACCTCAGCCCCGCCACGGTCTCGTAGCCCGCGCCATTATGGACCTTCAGCAACAGGTCCTTGCCCTTCTGCGCCACCATGATCTGTCCTTTCCTTCAAAGACCCCCTCCCCAACCCCTCCCCACAAGGGGGAGGGGCTCCCTTGTGGATGCGCATTCCAAGCCTTTAAGACCTGCTCAGACCTGGAACTGGTGCCACCTTTGCCGTTACGCCGGCGGCTCAAGCCCCTCCCCCTTGTGGGGAGGGGTTGGGGAGGGGAATTGCCCTCACTCCGTCACCGCCCGAAACACGATCTCGGCCTTGAACGACCGGCCCTTTGCCTCGCGCTTCACCCGCGTCGATTGATGCAGCAGGCTGACCAGCGTCGCCCCCGTCAGCGTCAAAGCCGCGTCGTGCAGGACGCCAAGCACGGCCCCTGCGATCGCGTCCACCTCGCGCCGGCCCGGTGCGTCCGACCAGGCCTCGATCGCCATCAGGTGCACTTCGCCCGCCTCCGTCGAGGTCGAATTGTCCCGCGACACCATCTCGCCGATCACGAGATAGG
Proteins encoded in this region:
- a CDS encoding NlpC/P60 family protein, which encodes MNDIRNDVLAIARSWIGTPYRHQASLKDVGCDCLGLVRGIWRELYGREPEPAGAYARDWAERSGEDRLMAAALSHFGDAVGLEAAMPGDLLIFRWKAEMAAKHLGILEEGGRFIHAYEQAAVVSSALVPSWRRRIAGVFVFPDPSRL
- a CDS encoding DUF2163 domain-containing protein, with protein sequence MRMIDTGFAAHLGGDVTTVCHAWRVTLADGAMLGFTEHDRDLNFGGTLYRAASGFSASEAEAVSGLAAETSDVAGGFSSEAITEADLTAGRYDGAKVEVYLVNWAAPEQHLLLRVHEIGDVRRTDGYFSAELRSFAHKLSRPQGRTYNRRCDATLGDGRCRVNLAAYRATGSVVTVVDAAKLVVSGVSGFAPGFFRQGVVSLADGTKADIDDLTQEGENHVLTLWLPLAVPPAEGSALTLTAGCDKAFSTCKAKFANHLNFRGFPHMPGSDFAYSYATGEANHDGGVLFE
- a CDS encoding TIGR02217 family protein, whose translation is MTASFHEVRFPLRLSLTVTGGPVRRTDIVNLSNGRESRNQRWQNSRRSYDAGSGIRSVADLYEVLEFFEARAGEMYGFRFRDPVDWKSCAPGHAVAATDQALGAGDGTTAAFQLIKAYGDGEGAWLRTIAKPVAGSVSVALDGVTADPAAYGVDPATGLVVFSAGHVPAEGVAVTAGFEFDVPVRFATDRIDVNLQAFNAGRIPTIPLMEILP
- a CDS encoding phage tail tape measure protein; translation: MDIEDTRDLAAEAWDLNDILAGLEARSNAFGSALTGALKSATVSGKSLDDVLRGLATRLSTVALNSALKPLETLVSNAAGSLTAGLGSLFGFADGGVVRGITPFAAGGIVSQPTYFAHGGGLGLMGEAGAEAILPLKRGSDGSLGVAAAGGGSTQIVFNVTASDAASFRKSEAQISAMLARTVSRGQRNT
- a CDS encoding rcc01693 family protein — translated: MAADAFPWRGVMHAGLCLLRLSPEAFWALTPIEFHAMTGGLAERGNGPGRAELEGMMARFPDVAPPLPV
- a CDS encoding gene transfer agent family protein; this translates as MADYADGRRANRHRGEIEAEIDGERRVLCLTLGALAELETAFAADSLNGVAERFASGRLKSADMIRIIGAGLRGGGNLYTDDEVAAASVEGGVAGFARIAGELLAVTFGSAESEAGPRPPGP
- a CDS encoding phage major tail protein, TP901-1 family; this translates as MVAQKGKDLLLKVHNGAGYETVAGLRSKKLSFNAETVDVTDAESAGRWRELLAGAGVQRASLAGSGIFKDQASDATIREAFFNGAILPWQIVVPDFGTLTGPFQVTALEYSGQYNGEVLFEIALESAGELSFGAL
- a CDS encoding DUF3168 domain-containing protein, which gives rise to MSAANALLQAVHAALSGDAALTGLIGANAIHDRQLTGRARPYLVIGEMVSRDNSTSTEAGEVHLMAIEAWSDAPGRREVDAIAGAVLGVLHDAALTLTGATLVSLLHQSTRVKREAKGRSFKAEIVFRAVTE